Proteins encoded by one window of Streptacidiphilus sp. PB12-B1b:
- a CDS encoding Lrp/AsnC family transcriptional regulator — protein sequence MSVERFAKGAEEHMLDTVERGLLQALQIDGRVAFSLVGAVLGVSDQTVARRYARLRNEAGVRVIGAVWPEAVGGQLWLVRVRCVPEAVAGLARGLAKQAETSWVQIASGGAEILCMVHTVTDTSSVLSRLPRLPQVTEVTAHRVLHAFFGGSESTLTKNGPLTAEQCARLRPPAVEPVTEPVELSGQDEALLEALARDGRAGFRSLATATGWSQTTVRRRLAELRSGGVVYFDVDADPALLGSRTSAALWLRVAPGELAAAGETLAGHPQVNFAAATTGISNLYASVRCPTGTALYAYLTGPVAALPGLLSVETAPSTRVLKGAAAIVG from the coding sequence ATGAGCGTTGAGAGATTTGCCAAGGGGGCGGAGGAACACATGCTGGACACGGTCGAACGCGGGCTGCTGCAGGCGCTCCAGATCGACGGGCGGGTCGCGTTCTCGCTGGTCGGTGCAGTATTGGGGGTTTCGGACCAGACGGTGGCGCGCCGGTACGCGCGGCTGCGCAACGAGGCGGGCGTTCGGGTGATCGGCGCGGTGTGGCCGGAGGCGGTGGGAGGGCAGCTGTGGCTGGTGCGGGTGCGGTGCGTACCGGAGGCGGTGGCGGGACTCGCGCGAGGGCTGGCGAAGCAGGCCGAGACGTCGTGGGTGCAGATCGCCTCGGGCGGCGCGGAGATCCTGTGCATGGTGCACACGGTGACGGACACGTCGAGCGTGCTGTCCCGCCTGCCCCGTCTGCCCCAGGTCACCGAGGTGACGGCGCATCGCGTGCTGCACGCCTTCTTCGGGGGGAGCGAGAGCACGCTGACGAAGAACGGACCGCTCACGGCGGAGCAGTGCGCGCGACTGCGGCCACCGGCGGTGGAACCCGTGACCGAGCCGGTGGAACTGTCGGGGCAGGACGAGGCGCTGCTGGAGGCGCTCGCGCGGGACGGACGGGCCGGGTTCCGGTCACTGGCCACGGCGACGGGCTGGTCGCAGACGACGGTGCGGCGGCGGCTGGCGGAGCTGCGCTCGGGCGGGGTGGTGTATTTCGACGTCGACGCCGACCCGGCACTGTTGGGCTCGCGGACGTCGGCGGCGCTGTGGCTGCGGGTCGCGCCGGGTGAGCTGGCAGCTGCGGGCGAGACGCTGGCGGGGCATCCGCAGGTGAACTTCGCGGCGGCCACCACCGGCATTTCCAACCTGTACGCGAGCGTGCGGTGCCCCACGGGCACGGCCCTGTACGCGTACCTGACGGGCCCGGTGGCGGCGTTGCCCGGACTGCTGTCGGTGGAGACCGCGCCGAGCACACGGGTGCTCAAGGGGGCGGCTGCGATCGTCGGATAG
- a CDS encoding MarR family winged helix-turn-helix transcriptional regulator has translation MTAEGGDRRVEQDYVDQLIEVVARTHDPAVTEAKALAYRLRRLAHRLETDIKRELTPQGIDLWELELLGCLMRTEPHHRLSAGQLMAQLQLTSGAITNRVAKLEQNGWVTRDLDPNDRRSVLVTLTAAGARRAQEVFATKTNTEYTLLSPLSPAAQHRINNELRTLLLSLEGPA, from the coding sequence ATGACAGCGGAAGGCGGCGACCGCCGAGTGGAACAGGACTACGTCGACCAGCTCATCGAGGTCGTCGCCCGCACCCACGACCCGGCCGTGACCGAGGCCAAGGCGCTGGCCTACCGACTGCGTAGGCTCGCGCACCGGCTGGAGACCGACATCAAGCGGGAACTGACCCCCCAGGGCATCGACCTGTGGGAGTTGGAACTGCTGGGCTGCCTGATGCGGACCGAGCCCCACCACCGGCTCTCCGCAGGGCAGCTCATGGCACAGCTTCAGCTGACCTCCGGCGCGATCACCAACCGGGTCGCCAAACTCGAACAGAACGGCTGGGTGACCCGGGACCTCGACCCGAATGACCGCCGCTCGGTCCTCGTCACCCTCACCGCCGCCGGAGCCCGGCGTGCCCAGGAGGTGTTCGCAACCAAGACCAACACGGAGTACACCCTGCTCTCCCCGCTCTCCCCGGCTGCCCAGCACCGCATCAACAACGAACTGCGCACCCTGCTGCTCTCCCTCGAAGGGCCGGCCTGA
- a CDS encoding IS701 family transposase — protein sequence MDRIAGRFARVEPRRRIRRLVLGLLSDLPRKNCWTIAEWAGETSPDGMQHLLNRAKWDADAVRDDVREYVVDHLRDEAAVLVVDETGDVKKGTHTVAVQRQYTGTAGRIENSQVAVYLVYAGERGHAAVDRELYIPRSWTCDPERCQAAGLGENTVFATKPELARTMIERFLDAGHRVSWVTGDEVYGGNPKLRTALEGHGIGYVLAVACSTEVPTQAGKFRADRLAKLLPKRAWQKLSAGRGAKGNRFYDWAVIDLNATCPGRHQLLIRRNRVTSELAYYRSFSPQPVPLTELVRVAGSRWRVEETFQTEKGLAGLDEHQVRRYSSWTRWVTLAMLAHAFLAVVRADEHTRRPGPADLVPLSCNEIQRLFIALVVRPVHDAAHRLSWSDWRRRHQARSRTSHYRRQAASRT from the coding sequence ATGGACCGGATCGCGGGCCGGTTCGCGCGTGTCGAACCCCGCCGACGGATACGGCGGCTGGTGCTCGGACTGCTCTCGGACCTGCCCCGGAAGAACTGCTGGACCATCGCCGAGTGGGCCGGGGAGACGAGCCCGGACGGCATGCAGCATCTGCTGAACCGCGCCAAGTGGGACGCTGACGCCGTCCGTGATGACGTGCGCGAATACGTCGTTGATCACCTCCGCGACGAGGCAGCGGTGCTTGTTGTCGACGAGACCGGCGACGTGAAGAAGGGCACCCACACCGTCGCCGTCCAGCGCCAGTACACCGGCACTGCCGGCAGGATCGAGAACTCCCAGGTCGCCGTCTACCTTGTCTACGCGGGCGAGCGGGGACACGCGGCGGTGGACCGGGAGCTGTACATCCCGCGCTCCTGGACGTGCGACCCGGAACGCTGCCAGGCAGCGGGGCTCGGCGAGAACACCGTCTTCGCGACCAAGCCTGAACTGGCCCGCACGATGATCGAACGGTTTCTTGACGCCGGGCACCGCGTCAGCTGGGTCACCGGGGATGAGGTCTACGGCGGCAACCCGAAATTGCGGACGGCTCTGGAAGGACACGGCATCGGCTACGTCCTCGCGGTGGCCTGTTCGACTGAAGTCCCCACCCAAGCAGGCAAGTTCCGGGCAGACCGCCTGGCCAAACTGCTGCCGAAGCGGGCCTGGCAGAAGCTGTCGGCCGGACGCGGTGCGAAGGGGAACCGCTTCTACGACTGGGCGGTCATCGACCTGAACGCCACCTGCCCGGGCCGCCACCAACTGCTGATCCGGCGCAACCGCGTCACCAGTGAACTCGCCTACTACCGGTCCTTCTCACCCCAGCCGGTGCCGCTGACGGAGCTGGTGCGGGTCGCCGGATCCAGATGGCGGGTGGAGGAGACCTTCCAGACTGAGAAGGGACTGGCCGGACTCGATGAGCATCAAGTCCGCCGCTACTCCTCCTGGACCCGCTGGGTCACCCTCGCCATGCTCGCCCACGCCTTCCTCGCCGTCGTCCGTGCCGACGAACACACCCGCCGTCCTGGGCCGGCAGACCTGGTCCCGCTGTCCTGCAACGAGATCCAGCGCCTGTTCATCGCGCTCGTCGTCCGGCCGGTCCACGACGCGGCCCACCGGCTCAGCTGGTCCGACTGGCGACGCCGCCATCAAGCCCGGTCTCGCACCAGCCATTACCGGCGACAGGCCGCATCCCGGACATGA
- a CDS encoding GntR family transcriptional regulator, whose amino-acid sequence MPPLSSGLLGALDATSDRAVFRQIADQLREAIDKGRFAEGDKLPSETELIEHYGVSRMTIRNSISVLQGEGLVASEHGKGVFVRPRPPVRRLASDRFARRHREQGKSAFTVEAEAVGGHAEVDGLVVREEKPSQDIATRLGGARKVLARRRRYLLDGRPVEFAVSYLPLDLARNTPIAEPNPGPGGIYARLEELGHRLDHFDEEVSARMPTPEEVKTLRLASGVPVIHLIRTAYDTEGRPVEVCDTLMAADAYVLAYQLPAT is encoded by the coding sequence ATGCCGCCTCTCTCCTCCGGCCTGCTCGGTGCGCTTGATGCGACCAGCGACCGCGCCGTGTTCCGCCAGATCGCTGACCAGCTGCGTGAGGCGATCGACAAGGGGCGTTTCGCCGAGGGGGACAAGCTCCCCTCCGAAACGGAGCTGATCGAGCACTACGGCGTATCGCGGATGACCATCCGCAACTCGATCTCGGTCCTCCAGGGGGAGGGGTTGGTTGCGTCGGAGCACGGCAAGGGCGTGTTCGTCCGCCCGCGCCCCCCGGTCCGGCGCCTCGCCTCCGACCGCTTCGCCCGCCGGCACCGCGAGCAGGGCAAGTCGGCCTTCACCGTGGAAGCGGAAGCGGTCGGGGGCCACGCCGAGGTCGACGGCCTGGTGGTGCGCGAAGAGAAGCCGTCCCAGGACATCGCTACTCGCCTGGGGGGTGCCCGCAAGGTCCTCGCGCGGCGTCGCCGCTACCTGCTCGACGGGCGGCCGGTCGAGTTCGCCGTGTCGTACCTCCCGCTCGACCTGGCGCGGAACACGCCGATCGCCGAGCCCAACCCGGGCCCCGGTGGCATCTACGCCCGCCTCGAAGAGCTGGGCCACCGCCTCGACCACTTCGATGAGGAGGTCAGCGCCCGCATGCCCACCCCGGAGGAGGTCAAGACGCTCCGCCTGGCGTCCGGAGTACCGGTGATCCACCTGATCCGCACGGCGTACGACACCGAGGGCCGTCCGGTGGAGGTCTGCGACACGCTGATGGCGGCGGACGCCTATGTTCTCGCCTACCAACTGCCTGCCACCTGA
- a CDS encoding NUDIX hydrolase, giving the protein MSVAGVIVDDRGRALLVQRRDNGHWEPPGGVLEPEETIPDALQCEVLEETGIKIALPAVLTGVYKNMTGLIVSLVFRCEALDGNLTTGDETRALRWASRDEVTDLADEAYAIRVLDALDAVAPAAVRAHDGVKLI; this is encoded by the coding sequence GTGAGCGTCGCCGGAGTCATCGTCGACGACCGGGGCCGCGCGCTTCTGGTTCAGCGCCGGGACAACGGCCACTGGGAGCCCCCGGGCGGCGTGCTCGAACCGGAAGAGACGATCCCCGACGCCCTCCAGTGCGAGGTGCTGGAAGAGACCGGCATCAAGATCGCGCTTCCGGCCGTCCTCACTGGCGTGTACAAAAACATGACCGGCTTGATCGTGTCCCTCGTCTTCCGCTGCGAGGCCCTCGACGGCAACCTGACCACCGGCGACGAGACCCGCGCACTTCGCTGGGCCAGCCGCGACGAGGTCACCGACCTGGCCGACGAGGCATATGCGATCCGCGTCCTGGACGCATTGGACGCCGTGGCACCGGCAGCCGTCCGAGCGCACGACGGCGTCAAACTCATCTAG
- a CDS encoding IS256 family transposase codes for MTAKVEAVEEVRSVESPADVLDEQLISQLVDRARAGGLQLTGEGGLLQQLTKRVLESALEGEITDHLGYEKHDPAGSGSGNSRNGVRSKTVLTDVGPVEITVPRDRDGSFEPQIVKKRQRRLTGIDEMVLSLSARGLTHGDISAHLAEVYGASVSKQTISTITDKVMDGMAEWQNRPLDPVYPVIFIDCIHVKVRDGQVANRPIYVALAVTVEGTRDILGLWAGDGGEGAKYWLQVLTEIKNRGVQDVCMVVCDGLKGLPDAIGTVWPQAVTQTCVVHLLRASFRYAGRQDWDKISRSLKPVYTAPTAQAAEDRFLEFQEEWDDKYPAIVRLWENAWAEFVPFLQFDVEIRRIVCTTNAIESVNARIRKAVRARGHFPNEAAALKCVYMAVMSLDPTGQGRKRWTMRWKPALQAFDIAFDGRLSIGRR; via the coding sequence GTGACTGCCAAGGTTGAGGCGGTTGAAGAGGTCCGTTCGGTCGAGTCGCCGGCGGACGTGCTGGACGAGCAGTTGATCAGCCAGCTGGTGGACCGGGCCCGCGCGGGCGGGCTCCAGCTGACCGGTGAGGGAGGGCTGCTGCAGCAGCTGACCAAGCGGGTGCTGGAGTCCGCGCTGGAGGGCGAGATCACCGATCACCTCGGCTACGAGAAGCACGATCCGGCCGGTTCGGGCAGCGGCAACAGCCGCAACGGTGTCCGCTCGAAGACCGTGCTGACAGATGTCGGTCCGGTGGAGATCACCGTTCCGCGGGACCGTGATGGCAGCTTCGAGCCGCAGATCGTCAAGAAGCGCCAGCGCCGGCTGACCGGCATCGATGAGATGGTACTGTCGCTGTCCGCGCGGGGTCTGACGCACGGTGACATATCCGCCCACCTGGCCGAGGTCTACGGCGCGAGTGTGTCCAAGCAGACCATCTCGACCATCACCGACAAGGTCATGGACGGCATGGCCGAGTGGCAGAACCGGCCCTTGGACCCGGTCTACCCGGTGATCTTCATTGACTGCATTCACGTGAAAGTCCGCGACGGCCAGGTGGCCAACCGGCCGATCTACGTGGCTCTGGCCGTGACCGTCGAGGGCACCCGCGACATCCTCGGCCTGTGGGCCGGCGACGGCGGCGAAGGTGCCAAGTACTGGCTCCAGGTGCTGACCGAGATCAAGAACCGCGGCGTCCAGGACGTCTGCATGGTCGTCTGCGACGGACTCAAGGGCCTGCCCGACGCGATCGGCACCGTCTGGCCCCAGGCAGTGACGCAGACCTGCGTCGTTCACCTTCTGCGGGCCTCGTTCCGCTACGCGGGACGCCAGGACTGGGACAAGATCTCCCGCTCGCTCAAGCCCGTCTACACCGCGCCGACCGCGCAGGCCGCCGAGGACCGGTTCCTGGAGTTCCAGGAGGAATGGGACGACAAGTACCCGGCGATCGTGCGGCTTTGGGAGAACGCCTGGGCCGAGTTCGTTCCGTTCCTCCAGTTCGACGTCGAGATCCGTCGGATCGTCTGCACGACCAACGCGATCGAAAGCGTCAACGCGCGCATCCGCAAGGCCGTCCGCGCCCGCGGGCACTTCCCCAACGAGGCCGCCGCGCTGAAGTGCGTCTACATGGCCGTCATGAGCCTGGACCCCACCGGGCAGGGCCGCAAACGCTGGACCATGCGATGGAAGCCCGCACTGCAGGCCTTCGACATCGCCTTCGACGGCCGACTCTCCATCGGCCGCCGCTAA
- a CDS encoding FAD-dependent monooxygenase — MACDELDVIVVGGGPVGLMSAALLDAAGVRVEVYERNAGPSTVSKATTMHPRTLEVLTMLDLGAGRRVGDVLVEQGRKVPHAHFAALASMLDYSGLDTPFPFVLMIPQWRTEHALADYLRACGVPVHYDAEVTSIVQSPDAARITVGGRTRQAAYVIGADGAHSTVRHAAGIDFPGSTPTMVGFVADVAVAEPAQQARYFWHQEAGLAAVVPLPGGEYRVFGVEAADTGLTGDQARRRQAEPLTIEELRTALHRICGTDFGVHDPSWLSRSGNSSRYARRYRDGRLLLVGDAAHVHLPAGGQGLNVGLQDAVNLAWKLAAEIHGWAPDQLVDGSAGYEAERRAVAQRLLVDTLAQDALMHTFSPSGQALRELFRGLIARGGEVAQELSGWLSGLEVTYPRPEGTHPLTGVKAPDGVLGGDGLLRSLRPDRFLLLDFSPDGAYAKLGSARVEVRTAQRHTGPWAGVHAALIRPDGHVAHAVATPGPAGTEAAAGPAAGPAAAAEAAVAELAEAVTAWTLPTVRRPPGPTPPGEA, encoded by the coding sequence ATGGCATGCGACGAACTCGACGTCATCGTCGTCGGCGGGGGTCCGGTGGGGCTGATGAGCGCGGCGCTGCTGGACGCGGCAGGCGTCCGGGTGGAGGTGTACGAGCGCAACGCCGGGCCCAGCACGGTGTCCAAGGCCACCACCATGCACCCGCGCACCCTGGAGGTGCTCACCATGCTGGACTTAGGCGCGGGTCGGCGGGTCGGCGACGTCCTGGTGGAGCAGGGCAGGAAGGTCCCGCACGCGCACTTCGCCGCGTTGGCGAGCATGCTGGACTACAGCGGCCTGGACACGCCGTTCCCGTTCGTCCTGATGATCCCCCAGTGGCGGACCGAGCACGCGCTCGCCGACTACCTAAGGGCCTGCGGCGTCCCGGTGCACTACGACGCCGAGGTGACCTCGATCGTCCAATCCCCGGACGCGGCAAGGATCACGGTCGGCGGCAGGACGCGGCAGGCGGCCTATGTCATCGGGGCCGACGGCGCGCACAGCACGGTCCGGCACGCCGCAGGCATCGACTTCCCCGGCAGCACGCCCACCATGGTCGGCTTCGTCGCTGACGTGGCGGTGGCCGAACCGGCGCAGCAGGCACGGTACTTCTGGCACCAGGAGGCCGGCCTGGCCGCCGTCGTGCCGCTGCCCGGCGGCGAGTACCGCGTCTTCGGCGTCGAGGCGGCCGACACCGGGCTGACCGGCGACCAGGCGCGGCGCCGACAGGCCGAACCGCTGACGATCGAGGAGCTGCGGACCGCGCTGCACCGCATCTGCGGCACGGACTTCGGTGTCCACGACCCGTCATGGCTCTCCCGATCGGGCAACAGCAGCAGGTACGCGCGGCGCTACCGCGACGGCAGGCTGCTGCTCGTCGGCGACGCCGCCCACGTCCACCTGCCCGCCGGCGGCCAGGGCCTGAACGTCGGCCTCCAGGACGCCGTCAACCTGGCCTGGAAACTCGCCGCCGAAATACACGGCTGGGCCCCGGACCAGCTGGTCGACGGCTCGGCGGGGTACGAAGCCGAACGGCGCGCCGTCGCCCAGCGCCTGCTGGTCGACACCCTGGCCCAGGACGCGTTGATGCACACCTTCAGCCCCTCGGGACAGGCACTGCGCGAACTCTTCCGCGGACTCATCGCCCGGGGCGGCGAGGTCGCCCAGGAACTGTCCGGCTGGCTCTCCGGCCTTGAGGTCACCTACCCACGGCCCGAAGGGACTCATCCGCTGACGGGGGTGAAGGCACCGGACGGTGTCCTCGGCGGCGACGGACTGCTGCGCTCCCTGCGCCCCGACCGTTTCCTGCTGCTGGACTTCAGCCCGGACGGAGCGTACGCGAAGCTGGGTTCCGCACGGGTCGAGGTTCGCACCGCGCAGCGGCACACCGGCCCGTGGGCCGGCGTCCACGCGGCACTGATCCGCCCGGACGGGCACGTCGCGCACGCCGTCGCCACGCCCGGACCCGCGGGCACCGAAGCCGCTGCCGGACCCGCCGCCGGACCTGCTGCCGCCGCCGAAGCCGCCGTCGCCGAACTCGCCGAAGCGGTCACCGCCTGGACACTGCCGACGGTCCGCCGCCCGCCCGGCCCGACCCCGCCGGGCGAGGCATGA
- a CDS encoding YafY family protein codes for MNRTDRLFAMVEELRAVSPRPRSAPWLARRFQVSVRTVERDLDALRQSGLPIRSDTGRVGGYSLDRDRTLPPVTLTPGEALAVGVAVRAAGAFPLAAAARRAAQKVLAVLPADVRRREAELADRVRRVGGHSPAVGAAWGDVIGDALVSGRVVRLGYTDREGAVTARDVEPLGLLWGPSGWYLAGWCRLRSAVRGFQLDRIASAELSDERVVPRGQEWAAELRRLAAEPAGS; via the coding sequence GTGAACCGCACTGATCGCCTGTTCGCCATGGTCGAGGAGTTGCGAGCGGTTTCGCCGAGGCCGCGCAGCGCCCCGTGGCTGGCGCGGCGGTTCCAGGTCAGTGTGCGTACCGTCGAGCGGGATCTCGACGCGCTGAGGCAGTCAGGGCTGCCGATCCGCAGCGACACCGGGCGGGTCGGCGGCTACAGCCTGGACCGCGACCGTACGCTCCCGCCGGTGACGCTCACGCCCGGCGAGGCGCTGGCCGTCGGTGTCGCCGTGCGGGCGGCGGGCGCCTTCCCGCTGGCGGCGGCTGCGCGCCGCGCCGCGCAGAAGGTGCTGGCGGTGCTGCCCGCTGACGTGCGCCGACGGGAGGCCGAACTCGCCGACCGGGTGCGGCGGGTCGGCGGGCACTCGCCCGCCGTCGGCGCCGCGTGGGGCGACGTCATCGGCGACGCCCTGGTCTCCGGGCGGGTCGTGCGCCTGGGCTACACCGATCGGGAGGGTGCCGTGACGGCGCGCGACGTCGAACCGCTGGGGCTGCTGTGGGGACCGTCCGGCTGGTATCTCGCGGGCTGGTGCCGGCTCCGGTCCGCTGTACGCGGCTTCCAGCTGGACCGGATCGCGTCGGCGGAACTGTCGGACGAACGGGTCGTCCCGCGCGGGCAGGAGTGGGCAGCCGAACTGCGGCGGCTGGCCGCCGAACCCGCCGGATCGTGA
- a CDS encoding ATP-binding protein, which translates to MSSPRVWGLSCPGCPQEISRARRWVSEILRETPCADDAALIVSELSTNALRHTASSDGGGTFLVTVTVCPDTLTVAVTDGGTKLHSPEVQQAGADATHGRGLDIVHVLAHQVAITGDHLGRTVTAVLQIPAQ; encoded by the coding sequence ATGAGTAGTCCACGGGTCTGGGGGCTCAGTTGCCCAGGTTGCCCACAAGAAATCAGCCGGGCCCGCCGCTGGGTGAGCGAAATCCTCCGCGAGACACCATGCGCCGACGACGCCGCCCTGATCGTCAGCGAGCTGAGCACCAACGCCCTCCGCCACACCGCCAGCTCCGACGGCGGAGGCACGTTCCTCGTCACCGTCACTGTCTGCCCGGACACGCTCACAGTCGCCGTGACCGACGGAGGCACCAAGCTCCACTCCCCCGAAGTGCAGCAGGCCGGCGCTGATGCCACTCACGGCCGCGGGCTCGACATCGTCCACGTCCTCGCCCACCAGGTCGCGATTACCGGTGACCACCTCGGGCGCACTGTCACCGCCGTACTCCAGATCCCGGCTCAGTGA
- a CDS encoding alkene reductase produces the protein MPHAFDPVTIGPLALPNRVAMAPLTRRRAYGDGLSATPLMAEYYRQRATAGLIVAEAAQPSRVGQGYTDTPGLHEAAQAASWRQVTGAVHDAGGRIYAQLMHAGRNSHPELLGSGLHPLAPSACAAEGVVRVHGGEPAVRKPYPVPNALTTQGIADTIADFADAAAYAIDAGFDGVELHGAYGYLIQQFLSGNANRRTDRYGGSIAGRVRFPLDLVDAVAARIGPERLALRISPGCTAFGLDEPDPHALYPALVDGLPSDLAYLHVFEFPGHRDLTRKLRERWAGVFMLNPHETHHDWPAGPRQLRLIDDGLADILSFGTLFVSNPDLVHRLQVGAPLTEADSTTFYRGDHRGYTDYPFLAEALP, from the coding sequence ATGCCCCACGCGTTCGACCCGGTCACCATCGGCCCGCTCGCCCTCCCCAACCGCGTCGCCATGGCCCCGCTGACCCGCCGCCGCGCCTACGGCGACGGTCTGTCGGCGACCCCGCTCATGGCCGAGTACTACCGGCAACGCGCGACCGCCGGACTGATCGTCGCAGAAGCCGCCCAACCCAGCCGGGTCGGCCAGGGCTACACCGACACCCCCGGTCTGCACGAAGCCGCGCAGGCCGCATCCTGGCGCCAGGTGACCGGCGCGGTGCACGATGCGGGCGGCCGGATCTACGCACAGCTCATGCACGCCGGCCGCAACAGCCACCCCGAACTCCTCGGCAGCGGGCTGCACCCGCTCGCGCCGTCCGCGTGCGCCGCCGAGGGCGTCGTGCGCGTACACGGCGGCGAACCGGCCGTGCGCAAGCCGTACCCGGTGCCGAACGCGCTGACCACGCAGGGCATCGCGGACACCATCGCCGACTTCGCCGACGCGGCCGCGTACGCGATCGACGCCGGGTTCGACGGCGTCGAACTGCACGGAGCCTACGGCTACCTCATCCAGCAGTTCCTCTCCGGCAACGCCAACCGCCGCACCGACCGCTACGGCGGCAGCATCGCCGGGCGCGTCCGGTTCCCGCTCGACCTCGTCGACGCCGTCGCCGCGCGCATCGGCCCCGAACGGCTCGCGCTGCGGATCTCCCCCGGCTGCACCGCCTTCGGCCTCGACGAGCCCGACCCGCACGCGCTCTATCCGGCCCTGGTCGACGGTCTGCCGAGCGACTTGGCGTACCTGCACGTGTTCGAGTTCCCGGGCCACCGCGACCTCACCAGGAAGCTACGGGAGCGCTGGGCAGGGGTGTTCATGCTCAATCCGCACGAGACCCACCACGACTGGCCCGCCGGACCCCGCCAACTGCGCCTGATCGACGACGGGTTGGCGGACATCCTCTCGTTCGGGACACTGTTCGTCTCCAACCCCGACCTGGTGCACCGCCTCCAGGTCGGCGCACCGCTCACCGAGGCCGACAGCACCACGTTCTACCGCGGCGACCACCGTGGCTACACGGACTACCCCTTCCTGGCGGAAGCCCTCCCGTAG
- a CDS encoding HAD domain-containing protein produces MTSPVLPPLLFLDVDGPLIPFGATPEQLPDGYPTYRTPPELRGVSANPLLARIDPALGPLLAALPYELVWATTWMADANECVAPRLGLPQLPVVDWPDPSDDDEFGALHWKTRPLLAWAADRPFAWVDDEITDADRAWATAHHRGPSLLRRIDPSFGLLPDDFTALTAWAAALGPH; encoded by the coding sequence GTGACCAGCCCAGTACTGCCCCCACTGCTCTTCCTCGACGTCGACGGACCGCTCATCCCCTTCGGGGCGACACCGGAGCAACTCCCGGACGGGTATCCGACGTACCGGACCCCGCCCGAACTACGGGGCGTCAGCGCGAACCCACTCCTTGCCAGAATCGATCCCGCGCTCGGCCCCCTCCTCGCGGCCCTGCCGTACGAACTGGTCTGGGCCACGACCTGGATGGCCGACGCCAACGAGTGCGTCGCGCCCCGCCTCGGACTGCCGCAGCTTCCGGTGGTGGACTGGCCAGACCCCTCGGACGACGACGAGTTTGGCGCACTGCACTGGAAGACGCGCCCGCTGCTGGCCTGGGCCGCCGACCGACCGTTCGCCTGGGTGGACGACGAAATCACCGACGCAGACCGTGCCTGGGCAACCGCCCACCACCGCGGCCCCAGCCTGCTCCGACGCATCGACCCCAGCTTCGGCCTGCTGCCGGACGACTTCACCGCGCTCACCGCATGGGCCGCCGCACTCGGCCCACACTGA
- a CDS encoding DinB family protein has protein sequence MASPGPVTRDLLETLDDVRSRTIARLDGLTDAEYLWEPVASCMTLRADTNGVFRADPQPAGDARPAPFTTIAWRTWHIGADCLRGYGRFFEDESQSGDRHLWPGTAAEGVRMLTNDWSRFRTRVESLGDDRLLQPMGPRAGAYAQESYLLLALHALDETAHHGGELGVLRDLYLHTFAAKQ, from the coding sequence ATGGCCTCACCCGGCCCCGTCACCAGAGATCTGCTCGAAACCCTTGACGACGTACGGTCCAGAACCATCGCTCGCCTTGACGGCCTCACCGACGCCGAATACCTCTGGGAGCCCGTTGCCTCGTGCATGACGCTCCGTGCGGATACGAACGGTGTGTTCCGTGCCGACCCACAGCCCGCAGGCGATGCCCGACCGGCGCCGTTCACTACGATCGCCTGGCGCACTTGGCACATCGGTGCGGACTGCCTGCGCGGCTACGGCCGCTTCTTTGAAGACGAATCCCAGAGCGGTGACCGGCATCTGTGGCCGGGCACGGCGGCCGAAGGCGTGCGGATGCTGACCAATGACTGGTCCCGATTCCGAACCCGAGTTGAATCCCTCGGCGATGACCGCCTTCTCCAGCCCATGGGTCCCCGGGCTGGCGCATACGCCCAGGAGAGCTACCTACTGCTGGCCCTTCATGCCCTGGACGAAACCGCTCACCATGGTGGCGAACTCGGTGTCCTTCGCGACCTCTACCTCCACACCTTCGCCGCCAAGCAGTAG